Proteins co-encoded in one Bacillus paramycoides genomic window:
- a CDS encoding GNAT family N-acetyltransferase encodes MNLQRVEQIEKDPILHVLQYAVGPSETSLKKAVLFYGRNKGTFYKFEEKACIGIEIIEANKARICHIAVVPQYRQKGIALQMIKEVVRIHQLTYVEAETDKEAVEFYKKSGFQVKNLGEKYPGVERFLCYLEE; translated from the coding sequence ATGAATTTACAGCGTGTTGAACAAATAGAAAAAGATCCAATTTTACATGTACTACAGTATGCAGTTGGGCCAAGTGAAACTAGCTTAAAGAAAGCGGTCTTATTTTATGGAAGGAATAAAGGGACTTTTTATAAATTTGAAGAAAAAGCTTGCATAGGTATTGAAATAATCGAGGCAAATAAAGCGAGAATTTGCCACATTGCAGTCGTTCCGCAATATCGTCAAAAAGGAATTGCTTTGCAAATGATAAAGGAAGTAGTAAGAATACACCAATTGACTTATGTGGAAGCAGAGACTGACAAAGAAGCAGTAGAATTTTATAAGAAAAGTGGTTTTCAGGTTAAAAATTTAGGAGAAAAATATCCGGGAGTCGAAAGGTTTCTATGCTATCTGGAAGAATAG
- a CDS encoding DMT family transporter produces MKAIAVGILASFFFAFTFVLNRAMDLEGGSWIWSASLRYYFMVPMLLLIVMYRGNLKQLFQYMKNNPKEWLVWSIVGFGLFYAPLSFAGAFGPGWLVASTWQITIVAGILLTPFFAVDPLHKKLPMKELVMSGIILCGVILMQVEHASSLGIRETVLCVVPVLIAAFAYPLGNRKMMQVCKGELDVFQRVLGMTLASLPFWFLLSGYEVSTGGLPSSSQVFQCFIVAVSSGLIATVLFFFATDLVKDDPQKLATVEATQSGEVLFALVGELILLSAPIPSSLSWIGMSLVIVGMILHSYVAVVVKKEEKITA; encoded by the coding sequence ATGAAAGCTATTGCAGTAGGGATATTGGCATCATTTTTCTTTGCCTTTACCTTCGTTTTAAACCGGGCGATGGACTTAGAAGGTGGAAGCTGGATTTGGAGTGCATCATTACGGTACTACTTTATGGTTCCAATGCTTTTACTTATTGTCATGTATAGAGGTAACTTAAAGCAACTCTTTCAATATATGAAAAACAATCCGAAAGAATGGTTAGTTTGGAGTATCGTTGGATTTGGTCTCTTCTATGCACCACTTAGTTTTGCTGGAGCTTTTGGACCTGGTTGGCTCGTTGCATCAACATGGCAAATTACGATTGTCGCAGGGATTTTGTTAACACCATTTTTTGCAGTAGATCCGTTACATAAAAAACTTCCAATGAAGGAATTAGTTATGTCGGGCATTATTTTATGTGGTGTTATACTCATGCAAGTAGAACATGCTTCTTCATTAGGAATTCGTGAAACCGTTTTATGTGTAGTTCCTGTACTTATTGCAGCGTTTGCGTATCCTCTTGGAAATCGAAAAATGATGCAAGTTTGTAAAGGTGAATTAGACGTATTCCAGCGAGTTCTCGGTATGACATTAGCCAGCTTACCATTTTGGTTTTTACTATCTGGTTATGAAGTATCAACAGGCGGGCTACCGTCAAGTAGCCAAGTTTTCCAATGTTTTATTGTAGCAGTTAGTTCTGGTTTAATCGCGACAGTATTATTCTTCTTTGCGACAGATCTTGTAAAAGATGATCCACAAAAACTAGCAACAGTGGAAGCGACTCAATCTGGTGAAGTTTTATTTGCGCTAGTAGGAGAGCTTATCTTACTATCCGCGCCAATTCCGTCATCTTTATCTTGGATTGGTATGAGCCTCGTTATTGTCGGAATGATACTACACAGTTATGTAGCGGTCGTTGTGAAAAAAGAAGAAAAAATAACGGCGTAA
- a CDS encoding phosphopantothenoylcysteine decarboxylase, translated as MKGKKVLITSGGCLEKWDQVRGHTNMAKGTIGRIIAEELINKGAHVIYLHGYFAEKPNDINNQLELHPFEGIVDLQDKMKSIITHGKVDAVIMAAAGSDWVVDKICDQDGNVLNMNGKISSDIAPIIHFQKAPKVLKQIKEWDPKTVLVGFKLESDVNEEELFERAKNRMKEAKASVMIANSPHSLYSRGALHYVIGQDGKEKSCNGKDETAKEIVKRLEVLCNRVTTL; from the coding sequence ATGAAGGGGAAAAAGGTATTAATTACAAGTGGTGGTTGTTTAGAAAAATGGGACCAAGTGCGTGGTCATACGAATATGGCAAAAGGAACAATAGGAAGAATAATCGCCGAAGAGCTTATAAATAAAGGGGCACATGTTATATATTTACACGGTTATTTTGCGGAGAAACCGAACGATATAAATAATCAATTGGAATTACACCCATTTGAAGGAATTGTTGATTTACAAGATAAAATGAAGAGTATAATTACGCATGGAAAGGTCGATGCAGTCATTATGGCAGCGGCTGGATCAGATTGGGTTGTAGACAAAATTTGTGATCAAGATGGTAATGTTCTTAATATGAATGGAAAAATTTCTAGTGATATAGCACCAATTATTCATTTTCAAAAGGCTCCGAAAGTATTAAAACAAATAAAAGAGTGGGATCCAAAAACGGTACTCGTTGGATTTAAACTTGAAAGTGATGTAAACGAAGAGGAACTGTTTGAAAGAGCAAAAAATAGAATGAAAGAAGCTAAGGCGAGTGTAATGATCGCAAATTCACCACATTCTTTATATTCGCGCGGAGCATTGCACTACGTAATTGGACAAGACGGTAAAGAGAAGTCGTGTAATGGGAAAGATGAAACAGCGAAAGAAATTGTCAAAAGGTTAGAAGTACTATGTAATCGTGTTACCACTTTATAA
- a CDS encoding peptidoglycan-N-acetylglucosamine deacetylase, protein MHNGIRMTTLVKRAMLVCAGVLFTYEAALGSAHTALASTEDEAKSVQLVSEIQSSLAPKEAPKQYNGQVRKVAYLTFDDGPGKYTAELLDMLKKENAKATFFLIGSNVKAFPDLVKREDAEGHYVGMHSMTHNYKKLYTEGHYVDEMKEDQGLIAGVLGKSPVLTRPSYGSMPGLNEALRNKVVENGLKVWDWTIDSLDWRYNKMPVDAASAKIVENVINGANKPTEVILMHDIHPQSVKAVPGIIKGLKEKGYELEAYSENEHFPLNFWHDNRM, encoded by the coding sequence ATGCACAATGGAATTCGAATGACAACTTTAGTGAAAAGGGCTATGCTGGTTTGCGCGGGGGTACTATTTACATACGAAGCGGCTTTAGGATCAGCACATACTGCTCTAGCAAGTACAGAGGATGAAGCAAAATCTGTTCAACTTGTAAGTGAAATTCAATCATCTCTTGCACCGAAAGAAGCTCCAAAACAATATAATGGGCAAGTTAGAAAAGTAGCTTATTTAACATTTGATGATGGTCCTGGAAAATACACAGCTGAGCTTTTAGATATGTTAAAGAAAGAAAATGCAAAAGCAACATTCTTCCTAATTGGTTCAAACGTAAAAGCATTCCCGGATCTTGTAAAACGTGAAGATGCTGAAGGCCACTATGTTGGGATGCACAGTATGACTCATAACTACAAGAAACTTTACACAGAAGGTCATTACGTAGATGAAATGAAGGAAGATCAAGGCTTAATTGCTGGCGTTCTAGGTAAATCGCCAGTATTAACTCGTCCATCTTACGGCTCAATGCCAGGATTAAACGAAGCGCTTCGTAACAAAGTTGTTGAGAATGGGCTAAAAGTTTGGGATTGGACAATTGATTCATTAGACTGGAGATATAACAAAATGCCTGTTGACGCTGCATCAGCTAAAATTGTAGAAAACGTTATTAATGGTGCAAACAAGCCAACAGAAGTTATCCTTATGCACGACATTCATCCACAATCCGTAAAAGCAGTACCTGGTATTATTAAAGGGCTGAAAGAAAAAGGATATGAATTAGAAGCCTATAGTGAGAACGAACACTTCCCATTAAACTTCTGGCATGATAATCGTATGTAA
- a CDS encoding DinB family protein gives MKDLHLEKNMNPQVAILYATVTDTYKRLQKLVEGIDEKELSFKGSENNENNIGQLLQHLAVVDLHWVYRLKGEAVPFALENKYGPMLNEVGELPSLRKQTLQQLMQDYEAVHHMFYEECMKLTEYDLTREIFYEKGENATIRWGIWHIAEHNRYHQAHISRLRKLYRASLCPN, from the coding sequence ATGAAAGATCTCCATTTAGAAAAAAATATGAACCCGCAAGTGGCAATTTTGTATGCGACGGTTACGGATACATATAAACGATTGCAAAAGTTAGTAGAAGGTATTGATGAGAAAGAATTGTCTTTTAAAGGATCAGAAAATAATGAAAATAACATCGGACAACTACTTCAACATTTAGCAGTTGTTGATTTACATTGGGTGTATCGCTTAAAAGGAGAAGCAGTTCCATTCGCACTTGAAAATAAATATGGACCTATGTTAAATGAAGTAGGAGAACTGCCAAGTTTAAGAAAACAGACGTTGCAACAATTAATGCAAGATTATGAAGCAGTGCATCATATGTTTTATGAGGAATGCATGAAACTAACAGAATATGATTTAACACGAGAAATTTTTTACGAAAAGGGAGAAAATGCGACTATAAGATGGGGGATATGGCATATAGCAGAACATAATCGGTACCATCAAGCTCATATTAGTCGATTGAGAAAACTATATAGAGCTAGTTTATGTCCAAATTAA
- a CDS encoding glutathionylspermidine synthase family protein produces the protein MYTEQEQKKYMKVWFSLAEEAGRNGFTWPSLLEKEEWNQYMATGMYRMPVKTYTAISKATEEIMYVLYRMYQYILNTTEDFQKLGFPAETWEIARMKHTGLFSYFTRFDFIVNGEDIKLIEVNCDTPTGYLEPSVANEVLCRYHDVNHPNHIEEHIVQAWEQIKHDYSIDPRETIYFTSYDWHEEDHQTVQFLRSYCLDQSTDYIGIQDIVVADDGIYTPNGERIYYLYRLYPIEYLVSDADKNGKRIGHQFLDHIAQGRVKIINPPAAFLMQNKSVLAFIWQLYEEGVFFEEEEREIIQKYFLPTYFTNKPFIEKNESYVSKPLYGREGGGVSIYENNELLAEDKTEYYFEQRKIYQQYIEMPDYTIDTWDGPYTGKLLIGSHCISGRAAGLFLRVGEKITGNLSMFTGVTIEG, from the coding sequence ATGTATACAGAACAAGAGCAGAAAAAGTATATGAAAGTATGGTTTTCACTTGCGGAAGAGGCGGGTCGGAATGGATTTACGTGGCCGAGTCTATTAGAAAAAGAAGAATGGAATCAATATATGGCAACAGGTATGTATCGTATGCCAGTAAAAACTTATACTGCTATTTCAAAAGCGACAGAAGAAATTATGTATGTGCTATATAGAATGTATCAATATATTCTCAATACGACAGAAGATTTTCAAAAACTTGGATTTCCAGCTGAAACGTGGGAAATTGCGAGAATGAAACATACTGGTTTGTTTTCATATTTTACGAGGTTTGATTTTATCGTAAATGGTGAAGATATAAAATTAATAGAAGTAAATTGTGATACACCAACAGGTTATTTAGAGCCATCTGTCGCAAATGAAGTGTTGTGCCGTTATCACGATGTCAATCATCCAAATCATATAGAAGAGCATATTGTGCAGGCGTGGGAACAAATTAAACATGACTATAGTATAGATCCTAGAGAAACGATATATTTTACGAGTTATGATTGGCACGAAGAAGACCATCAAACAGTTCAATTTTTAAGAAGCTATTGCTTAGATCAATCAACGGATTATATAGGTATACAAGATATTGTCGTTGCAGATGATGGTATATATACGCCAAATGGTGAACGAATTTATTATTTATATAGACTATATCCAATTGAATATTTAGTTTCAGATGCTGATAAAAACGGGAAAAGAATTGGACACCAATTTTTAGATCATATAGCGCAAGGCAGAGTGAAAATCATTAATCCACCAGCTGCTTTTCTTATGCAAAATAAAAGTGTACTCGCATTCATTTGGCAACTTTACGAAGAAGGAGTCTTCTTTGAGGAAGAAGAGCGAGAGATTATACAGAAATACTTCCTACCAACCTATTTTACAAATAAACCGTTTATAGAAAAAAATGAATCATATGTTTCTAAACCTTTATACGGTCGTGAAGGTGGAGGAGTATCTATATACGAAAATAATGAACTATTAGCTGAAGATAAAACAGAGTATTACTTTGAACAGCGGAAAATATATCAGCAATACATAGAAATGCCTGATTATACAATTGATACATGGGATGGTCCGTATACTGGTAAACTATTAATTGGTTCACACTGTATTAGCGGGAGAGCTGCTGGTTTATTTTTACGTGTAGGTGAGAAAATAACGGGAAACTTATCGATGTTCACTGGGGTTACAATTGAAGGATAA
- a CDS encoding GNAT family N-acetyltransferase, which translates to MIRLLTKEDAKQYWELRLQALQVNPEAFVTTYEEAIRQENPIKRVENNLTATTSCTFGAFNEDYQLVGVVTLLTEEKEAYKHKGHIVAMYVDASNRRSGLARELIRKAIERAREMNLEQLTLGVVSTNEPAKKLYESMGFQTYGIEKRALKMNGVYSDDEYMVLFF; encoded by the coding sequence GTGATTCGATTACTTACGAAAGAGGATGCGAAACAATATTGGGAGTTACGTTTACAAGCATTACAAGTAAATCCAGAAGCATTTGTAACAACTTATGAAGAAGCGATTCGTCAAGAAAATCCGATTAAGCGAGTGGAAAATAATTTAACAGCTACTACTAGCTGTACATTTGGTGCTTTTAATGAGGATTATCAATTAGTTGGAGTGGTTACTTTACTAACAGAAGAGAAAGAGGCGTATAAACATAAAGGTCATATCGTTGCGATGTATGTAGATGCAAGCAATCGAAGAAGTGGCCTTGCACGTGAGTTAATACGTAAGGCAATTGAAAGAGCAAGAGAAATGAACTTGGAACAATTGACATTAGGGGTTGTGTCTACAAACGAGCCAGCAAAAAAGTTGTATGAATCAATGGGCTTTCAAACGTATGGAATTGAGAAAAGAGCTTTAAAAATGAACGGTGTATATAGTGATGATGAATATATGGTGTTGTTCTTTTAA
- a CDS encoding nucleotidyltransferase domain-containing protein: MKAMEAAQSIITSQFPNCDVALLGGSVARGEATKTSDLDIVIVDQSLTSCYRESFYSNGWPAEVFVHNFETYKTFFKMDCDRGRPSLPQLVSEGVVLKGENEIVEKLKREANNLLNKGPAKWTEEMMKQKRYFITDTLDDFIGASKREEELFIANLLADLLHEYVLRVNGKWLGNSKWFIRVLRKYDEQYADQFVAAFDCFYTTGEKMKLITFVEKTLEQYGGRMFEGFSIGK; this comes from the coding sequence ATGAAAGCAATGGAAGCGGCACAAAGCATAATTACATCACAATTTCCGAATTGTGATGTAGCTTTACTTGGAGGAAGCGTTGCAAGAGGAGAAGCGACAAAAACATCCGATCTGGACATTGTAATAGTTGATCAAAGTTTAACGTCTTGTTATCGAGAATCTTTCTATAGTAATGGATGGCCAGCCGAAGTGTTTGTACATAATTTTGAAACGTATAAAACCTTTTTTAAAATGGATTGCGATCGCGGGAGACCTTCGTTACCACAATTAGTTTCAGAGGGGGTTGTATTAAAAGGTGAAAATGAAATTGTTGAAAAACTAAAAAGAGAAGCAAATAATTTACTAAATAAAGGACCAGCTAAATGGACCGAAGAAATGATGAAACAGAAGCGATATTTTATTACGGATACTTTGGATGATTTTATTGGTGCATCAAAAAGAGAAGAAGAATTATTTATTGCGAATTTATTAGCTGATTTATTACATGAATATGTATTAAGAGTAAATGGTAAATGGCTTGGAAATTCAAAATGGTTTATAAGGGTACTTAGAAAATATGATGAACAGTATGCAGATCAATTTGTAGCGGCTTTCGATTGTTTTTATACAACGGGAGAGAAAATGAAATTAATTACTTTTGTAGAAAAAACGCTAGAACAGTATGGAGGAAGAATGTTCGAAGGGTTTTCTATAGGAAAATAA
- the aacC gene encoding BA2930 family N-acetyltransferase → MNDIVASTPLPNTIKTITNDLRKLGLEKGMTVIVHSSLSSIGWVSGGAVAVVEALMKVITEEGTIIMPTQSSDLSDPKHWSRPPVPEEWWEIIRENVPAFEPHITPTRAMGKVVECFRTYPNVVRSNHPLGSFAAWGKHAVEITMNQSLSMSLGEESPLRKIYDLDGYILLIGVGYDSNTSVHLSEVRSGACELIKVGAPIIENGERVWKEFVDMDYDSDKFVEIGVAFEQKGTVTNGKIGNAKCRLMKQRDIVDFGTEWFRKKNK, encoded by the coding sequence ATGAATGACATAGTGGCAAGTACGCCATTGCCAAATACAATCAAAACAATTACAAATGATTTAAGAAAATTAGGGTTAGAAAAAGGAATGACAGTTATTGTACATTCTTCGCTAAGTTCTATTGGCTGGGTATCAGGCGGAGCAGTTGCGGTAGTAGAGGCATTAATGAAAGTGATTACAGAAGAGGGAACCATTATTATGCCAACGCAATCTTCGGATTTATCTGATCCGAAACATTGGTCAAGACCACCTGTTCCTGAAGAATGGTGGGAAATTATTCGTGAAAACGTACCAGCATTTGAGCCACATATAACTCCAACAAGGGCAATGGGGAAGGTAGTTGAATGTTTTCGTACATATCCGAATGTAGTACGTAGCAATCATCCATTAGGAAGTTTTGCTGCATGGGGAAAACATGCAGTAGAAATAACGATGAATCAATCACTATCAATGAGTTTAGGAGAGGAGTCTCCATTAAGAAAAATATATGATTTAGACGGATACATATTATTAATTGGTGTTGGATATGACTCAAATACGTCTGTACATTTATCTGAAGTACGTTCTGGTGCATGTGAGTTAATAAAAGTAGGAGCGCCTATTATAGAAAATGGTGAAAGAGTTTGGAAAGAGTTTGTTGATATGGATTACGATTCTGATAAGTTTGTAGAAATTGGTGTAGCGTTTGAACAAAAGGGAACTGTAACAAATGGGAAAATAGGAAACGCAAAATGTCGTCTTATGAAACAACGTGATATAGTTGACTTTGGAACAGAATGGTTTCGTAAGAAAAATAAGTAA
- a CDS encoding DNA alkylation repair protein: MLLEEVMQQLEEYGTEQNRKTYKNHGAKEPLFGVSFANLKLLKKKIKKDHDLAISLWETKNMDAMTLATMILDPKKVTTELLNNWVQEVDYYCLMDVLMTAICTSPIAIERMEEWTKSDNEWIGRAGWSLLANIAIKNKTLQDDFFSPYLEEIKVNIHNEKNRKKEAMNSALIAIGIRNEQLEQTAIKIAREIGKVQVDHGATSCKTPDAEPYIKKARERAEKRK; this comes from the coding sequence ATGTTACTTGAAGAAGTAATGCAGCAACTAGAGGAATATGGAACAGAACAAAATCGTAAAACGTATAAAAACCACGGAGCGAAAGAGCCACTATTTGGAGTTAGTTTCGCGAATTTAAAATTATTAAAAAAGAAGATAAAAAAAGATCATGATTTAGCAATTTCATTATGGGAAACAAAAAATATGGATGCAATGACTTTAGCAACAATGATATTAGATCCGAAAAAAGTTACGACAGAACTGCTAAATAATTGGGTACAGGAAGTTGATTATTATTGTTTAATGGATGTTTTGATGACGGCTATTTGTACGTCGCCAATTGCGATAGAAAGAATGGAAGAATGGACAAAGTCTGATAATGAATGGATTGGAAGAGCAGGCTGGTCTTTATTAGCAAACATAGCGATTAAAAATAAAACGTTACAAGATGATTTCTTCTCTCCGTATCTAGAAGAAATTAAAGTAAATATACATAATGAAAAAAATAGAAAAAAAGAAGCGATGAATAGTGCATTAATTGCGATAGGAATTCGTAATGAACAGTTAGAGCAAACGGCGATTAAAATTGCACGTGAAATTGGAAAAGTACAGGTTGATCACGGAGCAACGTCATGCAAAACACCAGACGCAGAGCCGTATATAAAAAAAGCGAGAGAAAGAGCTGAAAAAAGAAAGTGA
- a CDS encoding tetratricopeptide repeat protein, translating to MEHLLKQAIKLRNEKKYAQSKEILIGLTNFTRDAEVLFQCAWIHDVMGLETEAVPYYEQAIANGLDGESLCGAYIGLGSTYRCIGEYDKAITVLETGLQQFPDNDVIKVFLSLAKYNVNNHESAMKLLLETVVKVEEVKEFERAISFYKDHLDEVFK from the coding sequence ATGGAACATTTATTAAAGCAAGCTATTAAACTAAGAAATGAAAAGAAATATGCGCAGTCCAAAGAGATACTTATAGGATTAACAAACTTTACGCGAGATGCAGAAGTGCTTTTTCAATGTGCCTGGATACATGATGTAATGGGGCTTGAAACAGAGGCTGTACCATATTATGAACAGGCAATTGCAAATGGTCTTGATGGTGAGTCACTTTGCGGAGCGTATATCGGTCTTGGCAGTACATATCGTTGTATAGGTGAGTATGACAAAGCGATTACTGTTTTAGAAACAGGTTTGCAGCAGTTCCCGGATAATGACGTGATAAAAGTATTTTTATCATTAGCAAAATATAACGTAAACAATCATGAATCCGCAATGAAATTATTACTTGAAACAGTCGTAAAAGTAGAGGAAGTAAAAGAATTTGAGCGTGCTATTTCATTTTATAAAGACCATTTAGATGAGGTTTTTAAATAA